A portion of the Moraxella ovis genome contains these proteins:
- a CDS encoding TIGR03915 family putative DNA repair protein has product MQLIPYSQPSLMESADETVLIFDGSFEGWLSAVFYAYAQRLARSPLSIVSSFDHVPNFLANEIWIENNEEQAARVLIKIKQILPLRDVVWAFLSEGAKIYTHLFRVVVYQLDNPNKKVMQNFAHPDVQAVLIAIKKVGRERHRMQAFVRFEDTTQGVYLAKVNPDFNVLPLLGDFFAKRFADQSWLIFDVVRGYGIFYNHTEPTAGVREIAQIDEVVLEDSSVIHTDREPIYQRLWQAYFRHVTIKERINPKHHIAQLPRRYWQYLTEKKGV; this is encoded by the coding sequence ATGCAATTGATACCTTATTCCCAACCATCATTGATGGAATCTGCTGATGAGACGGTGCTGATATTTGATGGTAGCTTTGAGGGCTGGCTGTCAGCAGTGTTCTACGCGTATGCGCAGCGATTGGCGAGATCGCCATTATCGATCGTGTCGTCTTTTGATCATGTGCCGAATTTCTTGGCGAATGAGATTTGGATTGAGAATAATGAAGAGCAGGCGGCGCGCGTTCTCATTAAGATTAAGCAAATTTTGCCGCTGCGAGACGTGGTGTGGGCATTTTTGTCAGAAGGTGCCAAGATATATACGCATCTGTTTCGTGTTGTGGTGTATCAGCTGGATAATCCCAACAAGAAAGTTATGCAAAATTTCGCACATCCTGATGTGCAAGCGGTTCTAATCGCCATCAAAAAAGTAGGTCGTGAACGCCATCGCATGCAGGCGTTCGTCAGGTTTGAAGATACCACCCAAGGGGTGTATCTGGCTAAGGTGAACCCTGATTTTAATGTGCTGCCGCTGCTAGGTGATTTTTTTGCCAAGCGCTTTGCCGATCAGAGTTGGCTAATCTTTGATGTGGTGCGAGGTTATGGGATTTTTTATAACCATACAGAACCTACGGCAGGCGTGCGTGAGATTGCGCAGATTGATGAAGTGGTCTTGGAAGATTCGTCCGTGATTCACACGGATCGCGAACCGATATATCAAAGGCTATGGCAGGCGTATTTTCGCCATGTCACCATCAAGGAGCGCATCAATCCTAAGCATCACATCGCGCAGCTGCCAAGGCGGTATTGGCAATATCTGACCGAGAAAAAGGGCGTTTGA
- a CDS encoding putative DNA modification/repair radical SAM protein, which produces MNPTRIEEKLSILADAAKYDVSCSSSGGNRKNTGGLGNASKSGICHSFTEDGRCVSLLKILFTNHCIYDCAYCTSRRSNDTPRAAFTVEEVVDLTMQFYRRNYIEGLFLSSGIFKNADYTMERLVRVAKTLRTEHRFQGYIHLKTIPGASDELMKEAGLYADRLSVNMEIPTKSGLALLAPEKNHDDMKAPMQTVQEQIVQFKESKKVHKHAPKFTPAGQSTQFIIGATGETDHQIIRLSSHFYQKYELRRVYYSGYVPMLSDKRLPDISTPVPLVRENRLYQADWLMRFYGFHADEIVDADSPFLDLQFDPKLAWAIRHREHFPVNIQTAPYEMVLRVPGIGVRTAKKIVKSRKFTALTLDHLKQMGAAVNRARYFVALSVPNPYLNDLTRENFRELLMGNTKTKFSEHRTGQLSLF; this is translated from the coding sequence ATGAATCCTACTCGTATCGAAGAGAAGCTCTCTATCTTGGCGGATGCTGCTAAATATGATGTCTCCTGCTCATCCAGCGGTGGCAATCGCAAGAACACAGGCGGTCTTGGCAATGCCTCTAAGTCAGGGATTTGCCACAGTTTTACCGAAGATGGTCGCTGTGTGTCGCTGTTGAAGATCCTATTTACCAATCACTGCATCTATGACTGCGCTTATTGTACGTCTAGACGCAGTAATGACACGCCGCGCGCTGCTTTTACCGTTGAAGAAGTGGTGGATTTGACCATGCAGTTTTATCGGCGAAATTATATCGAAGGGCTGTTTTTGAGTTCGGGGATTTTTAAGAATGCGGATTACACCATGGAGCGGCTTGTGCGGGTTGCCAAGACCTTGCGCACTGAGCACAGATTTCAAGGCTATATCCATCTAAAGACCATTCCAGGTGCGTCCGATGAACTGATGAAAGAAGCGGGGCTGTATGCAGATCGCCTTTCGGTAAACATGGAAATCCCGACCAAATCAGGGCTTGCGCTCTTAGCACCTGAGAAGAACCACGACGACATGAAAGCGCCCATGCAAACGGTGCAAGAGCAAATCGTGCAATTCAAAGAGTCAAAAAAAGTCCATAAACACGCTCCTAAATTCACGCCAGCAGGGCAATCCACTCAGTTTATCATCGGTGCGACGGGTGAGACTGACCATCAGATCATCCGCTTATCGAGTCATTTTTATCAAAAATATGAGCTAAGACGTGTCTATTATTCAGGCTACGTGCCCATGCTGTCTGATAAACGACTGCCTGACATCAGCACGCCCGTACCACTGGTGCGTGAAAATCGCCTATATCAGGCGGATTGGCTCATGCGTTTTTATGGGTTTCATGCTGATGAGATCGTCGATGCAGATTCGCCTTTTTTGGATTTGCAATTCGATCCTAAATTGGCTTGGGCGATTCGTCATCGTGAGCATTTCCCTGTCAATATTCAAACCGCGCCTTATGAGATGGTGCTTCGTGTGCCAGGCATTGGTGTGCGTACCGCCAAAAAAATCGTCAAATCTCGCAAATTCACTGCACTGACGTTGGATCATCTTAAACAGATGGGTGCGGCAGTGAACCGAGCGCGGTATTTTGTGGCGTTATCAGTGCCTAATCCTTATCTCAATGATCTGACGCGTGAGAATTTCCGTGAGCTGCTAATGGGTAATACCAAGACCAAATTCAGCGAGCATCGCACAGGTCAGCTGTCGTTATTCTGA
- the truC gene encoding tRNA pseudouridine(65) synthase TruC, with protein MLQILYQDDDMVAVNKPAGMLVHRSWLDKHETVFVMTVLRDMLGQHVFPVHRLDRPTSGVLLFAKSSDVARALSGQFEHHTVDKSYLAVVRGYLLGSGRIDYPLKIKLDKIADKFASSDKEPQSAMTDYENLATCEMPFVSVDRYATSRYSLVKLTPITGRKHQLRRHMTHLFHPIVGDTTHGDTAQNRAVAEFTGVSRLLLHAHTLAFDDMSGKRITVMAPIDDDFGKVVHDFGWSGAGIIV; from the coding sequence ATGCTACAAATTTTATATCAAGATGATGATATGGTGGCGGTAAACAAACCTGCTGGTATGCTTGTTCATCGCTCATGGCTTGACAAGCATGAGACGGTATTTGTGATGACGGTTTTGCGTGATATGCTTGGGCAGCACGTTTTTCCTGTTCATCGGCTAGACCGCCCGACATCGGGCGTGTTATTGTTTGCTAAGTCGTCAGACGTGGCACGGGCATTGTCGGGGCAATTTGAACATCATACGGTAGATAAATCCTATCTGGCGGTGGTGCGTGGCTATCTTTTGGGTAGTGGGCGGATTGATTATCCGTTAAAAATCAAACTTGATAAAATCGCCGATAAATTTGCCAGTAGCGACAAAGAGCCACAGTCCGCCATGACTGATTATGAGAATTTGGCAACGTGCGAAATGCCCTTTGTCTCGGTGGATAGATACGCTACATCTCGGTATAGTCTTGTGAAACTTACCCCAATTACAGGGCGAAAGCACCAACTAAGACGACACATGACGCACCTATTTCACCCCATTGTCGGCGACACCACGCATGGCGACACCGCCCAAAATCGTGCGGTGGCAGAGTTTACGGGCGTATCAAGGCTACTTTTGCACGCTCATACTTTGGCATTTGATGACATGAGCGGTAAGCGTATCACGGTGATGGCTCCGATTGATGATGATTTTGGTAAGGTGGTGCATGATTTTGGATGGAGCGGTGCAGGAATTATCGTTTGA
- a CDS encoding DNA polymerase III subunit produces the protein MNEQEQLPYFAPLLPWQAQAWEQVVGQFYDDKLPHGLLACGMAGIGKREFVWRFVAWLLCQHKGEQGACGACDSCHWLMAGTHPDVMVLPSESLPTSDESERSSIKIDDVRALQEYSHVKGHGVRLIVLDDADSLTIGASNALLKTLEEPRAGVHLILISDNPAKLMPTIKSRAQALPLGAVAHDVALAYVGGVLGDESLARLALTLTDGAVLKAVDLPKAVWFGKRVLWLKTWLTLRHGERSAVSASDYWQGVMSFADFAVLTRLMLMDVVRVGLGLDSIHTDMDVAGLINGADNLSLDRVENFLASLDDMAVAVGQNVQDKMAYDELFCRLVDL, from the coding sequence ATGAACGAACAAGAACAGTTGCCCTATTTTGCTCCATTATTGCCTTGGCAAGCACAGGCTTGGGAGCAGGTGGTCGGTCAGTTTTATGACGATAAATTACCGCATGGGCTGTTGGCGTGTGGCATGGCAGGCATTGGCAAGCGTGAATTTGTGTGGCGGTTTGTGGCGTGGCTACTGTGCCAACACAAGGGCGAACAGGGGGCGTGTGGGGCGTGCGACAGCTGTCATTGGCTCATGGCAGGGACGCACCCTGATGTCATGGTGCTACCGTCCGAGAGCCTGCCTACGTCTGATGAGAGTGAGCGGTCGTCCATTAAGATTGATGATGTGCGAGCCTTGCAGGAGTATAGCCACGTCAAGGGGCATGGCGTTCGGCTCATCGTGCTAGATGATGCTGACAGTCTCACGATTGGGGCGAGCAATGCCCTGCTAAAAACCTTAGAAGAGCCACGGGCAGGCGTGCATTTGATACTCATCAGCGACAACCCTGCCAAACTCATGCCTACCATAAAAAGCCGTGCGCAAGCCCTGCCGCTTGGGGCTGTTGCTCATGATGTGGCGTTGGCTTATGTAGGTGGAGTGTTGGGTGATGAGAGTCTTGCCAGACTTGCCTTGACACTCACCGACGGGGCGGTATTAAAGGCGGTGGATTTGCCAAAGGCGGTGTGGTTTGGTAAGCGTGTATTGTGGCTAAAAACATGGCTTACCCTAAGGCACGGCGAGCGGTCGGCGGTGAGTGCCAGCGACTACTGGCAGGGCGTGATGAGTTTTGCTGATTTTGCCGTTTTGACAAGGCTCATGCTTATGGACGTGGTGCGAGTGGGGCTTGGGCTTGATAGCATTCATACCGACATGGATGTGGCAGGGCTGATAAATGGGGCGGACAATCTAAGCCTTGATCGGGTAGAAAATTTTTTAGCAAGTCTTGATGACATGGCGGTGGCGGTTGGGCAAAACGTGCAGGACAAAATGGCGTATGATGAGCTGTTTTGTCGGTTGGTAGATTTGTAA
- the kdsB gene encoding 3-deoxy-manno-octulosonate cytidylyltransferase — translation MITQPKTHIIIPARYKSTRLPAKPLLDLHGKPMILWTAQKALQATFADSVCVATDDERIFAVCECAGVPVVMTGEYASGTDRLGEVAQILRLADDDIVINMQGDEPLVPPVLLEQAKNLLVENSDCVMATLCEVIDNYDDFYKNSVVKVVHARQNALYFSRSPMPYDRDAHLTGELGDVPKNAYRHLGLYAYRVKLLKEFGTWEQGVLERLESLEQLRILENGQKIAIDVAKVALPLGVDTQEDLDRLNAMPIDEFLKF, via the coding sequence ATGATAACCCAACCAAAAACCCACATCATTATCCCTGCCCGCTACAAATCCACTCGCCTACCTGCCAAACCTTTATTGGATTTGCATGGCAAGCCCATGATTCTCTGGACAGCTCAAAAAGCCCTGCAAGCGACTTTTGCCGACAGCGTGTGTGTGGCAACGGACGATGAGCGGATTTTTGCGGTGTGTGAGTGTGCGGGCGTGCCTGTGGTGATGACGGGTGAGTATGCATCAGGCACGGACAGACTGGGCGAGGTGGCACAGATTTTGCGTTTGGCGGATGATGACATTGTCATCAATATGCAAGGCGATGAACCGCTTGTACCGCCTGTACTGCTAGAACAAGCCAAAAATCTTTTGGTGGAAAATTCTGACTGTGTCATGGCGACTTTGTGTGAAGTGATTGATAATTATGATGATTTTTATAAAAATTCGGTGGTAAAAGTCGTCCACGCTCGCCAGAATGCCTTGTATTTTAGCCGTAGCCCCATGCCGTACGACAGGGATGCTCATTTGACAGGCGAGCTTGGCGATGTACCAAAAAACGCCTATCGTCATTTGGGGCTTTATGCGTATCGGGTCAAATTATTAAAGGAATTTGGCACATGGGAGCAGGGCGTATTGGAACGTTTGGAGAGCCTAGAACAGCTTCGCATTTTAGAAAATGGACAAAAAATCGCCATAGATGTCGCCAAAGTCGCCTTACCGCTTGGGGTGGACACGCAGGAAGACTTGGATAGGCTAAATGCCATGCCGATTGATGAGTTTTTAAAATTCTGA
- the yciA gene encoding acyl-CoA thioester hydrolase YciA: MTNEIKQAPQGSLVMRTLAMPADTNANGDIFGGWIMSQMDLGGAILAKEIAKGRVVTVSVDKMVFLRPVSVGDVVCCYGQCTRVGNSSLEVKVEVWRKQVKDGSGNHECVTEAVFTFVAIDENGKSRPIPKENNPELDYALGLINGTIILKEPNTGNILFL; this comes from the coding sequence ATGACAAATGAAATCAAACAGGCTCCGCAAGGTAGTCTTGTTATGCGAACTTTGGCAATGCCTGCTGACACTAATGCTAATGGCGATATTTTTGGTGGTTGGATTATGTCGCAGATGGATTTGGGCGGAGCGATTCTTGCCAAAGAAATTGCCAAAGGACGAGTGGTAACGGTGTCGGTGGATAAAATGGTATTTTTACGCCCTGTGTCGGTGGGTGATGTTGTGTGTTGTTATGGGCAATGCACTCGTGTGGGCAATTCATCTTTGGAAGTCAAAGTGGAAGTATGGCGAAAACAAGTTAAGGACGGCTCAGGTAATCACGAATGTGTAACCGAAGCGGTGTTTACCTTTGTTGCTATTGATGAGAATGGTAAATCTCGCCCCATTCCCAAAGAAAACAATCCTGAACTTGATTATGCACTTGGTTTAATCAATGGCACAATTATCCTAAAAGAGCCTAATACTGGCAATATTTTGTTTTTGTAA
- the lpxK gene encoding tetraacyldisaccharide 4'-kinase, whose protein sequence is MKNLELLITKAWQDNSPMLATLAPLSALYGVVGRVRKSLYDNDKLAKYHAPIPVMVVGNITVGGSGKTPLIIALVKYLQGKGVNVGVISRGYGRVDSRPALVREGSTPKEVGDEPCLIVQSTNVPMAVGANRGGAIEILLENYPNLQLIISDDGLQHYALHRDVEWIVVDGVRGFGNEKLFPQGFLREPLDRLNGATVIYHDSRAEKYDNNALLMHLAPNNPMPILGNDKSVNDKTLPPQKVYAVSGIGYPARFFKTLTDLGFDVVERSFGDHHDFSLDDLVDLTDLPIITTSKDAVKLRELANTHPDHTIFDNIWVLPVQAVLSESVYGEMDRVLLGLVNVA, encoded by the coding sequence ATGAAAAACCTAGAACTTCTCATCACAAAGGCATGGCAGGACAACTCCCCTATGCTTGCCACGCTCGCCCCGTTGTCCGCTCTGTATGGCGTGGTGGGGCGTGTGCGTAAGTCCTTGTATGATAATGATAAACTTGCCAAATACCACGCCCCCATTCCTGTGATGGTGGTGGGCAACATTACGGTGGGCGGTAGTGGAAAAACGCCACTTATCATCGCCCTTGTCAAATATTTACAAGGCAAAGGCGTAAACGTGGGCGTGATAAGTCGGGGCTATGGGCGGGTGGACAGTCGCCCTGCGTTGGTTCGTGAAGGTAGTACCCCCAAAGAAGTCGGCGATGAGCCGTGCCTTATCGTCCAAAGTACAAACGTGCCAATGGCGGTGGGGGCAAATCGTGGTGGGGCGATTGAGATTTTGCTTGAAAATTACCCAAACCTACAACTCATCATCAGTGATGATGGACTGCAACACTACGCCCTACACCGAGATGTAGAATGGATAGTTGTGGACGGTGTGCGTGGGTTTGGTAATGAGAAGTTATTCCCACAAGGCTTTTTGCGTGAACCGCTTGACCGCCTAAATGGTGCAACCGTAATTTATCATGATAGCCGAGCCGAGAAATATGATAATAATGCCCTTTTAATGCACTTAGCCCCAAACAATCCCATGCCAATTTTGGGAAATGACAAATCGGTAAATGATAAAACTTTACCACCCCAAAAGGTCTATGCGGTAAGCGGTATTGGCTATCCTGCCCGCTTTTTTAAAACGCTGACTGATTTGGGCTTTGATGTGGTGGAGAGATCCTTTGGCGATCATCATGATTTTAGCCTTGATGATTTGGTGGATTTGACCGATTTGCCAATCATCACAACCAGTAAAGACGCGGTTAAATTGCGTGAGCTTGCTAATACGCACCCAGACCATACAATTTTTGATAACATTTGGGTATTACCTGTACAAGCGGTGTTATCGGAAAGTGTTTATGGGGAGATGGATAGGGTGCTTTTAGGATTGGTTAATGTTGCTTGA
- the msbA gene encoding lipid A export permease/ATP-binding protein MsbA, which produces MHTTQATSNCKQVFERADKFAVFKRLMSYLKPYWWAFILVMIGFAISAGGEVASAKLLEYIIEAINNNDNVRKFWFPFLVILLFFLRGVGAFLGGYYAALMARSLVYLLRVEVFNKLLKLPSEFYLNNPAGTISSKLIFDVEQVTAATTESITTLLKDGLTVIALFGFLFYTNWRLTLVLMIIVPPIFWIIKKVSKRFAMLSMDIQDTMSAVSHITNEAITGYQVVKNYGGQVYESQRFDKASKENLNKGLKITVLAAINSPVIQLLMATGMCFVIWLSLRPEVLGDTSAGEFASYLVAAGLLARPVKALTDVNQKLQRGIAAGVSIFELIDMPEERDIGVLTPALRGDIRFENVSLTYESGTQAIKGFNLDIKAGETVAVVGRSGSGKTTLVNLLTRSLTPTSGQILIDGTPIDEIKLSSLREQIAMVNQQVTLFLDTVAHNIAYGALSAKSRDDIIQASKSAYAHDFIMDLPNGYDSFIGSDGLQLSGGQRQRLSIARALLKDAPILILDEATSALDNESEYYIQKALESVMHGRTTLVIAHRLSTIQNADRIIVMDKGQIVEIGTHDELFAKGGMYCTMYERTFDEQSEQGKA; this is translated from the coding sequence ATGCACACAACTCAAGCAACTTCTAATTGCAAGCAAGTCTTTGAACGCGCCGATAAATTTGCCGTATTTAAACGACTGATGTCGTATCTTAAGCCTTACTGGTGGGCGTTCATCTTGGTGATGATTGGCTTTGCCATCAGTGCAGGCGGCGAGGTTGCGAGTGCCAAGCTGCTTGAGTACATCATCGAAGCGATCAATAATAACGACAATGTGCGCAAATTTTGGTTCCCGTTTTTGGTGATTTTACTGTTCTTTTTGCGTGGTGTTGGTGCATTCTTGGGGGGTTATTATGCAGCATTGATGGCGCGTAGCTTGGTATATCTGCTGCGCGTGGAGGTGTTTAATAAGCTATTAAAACTGCCTTCTGAATTTTATTTGAATAACCCTGCTGGTACGATTTCATCGAAGCTGATCTTTGACGTGGAGCAGGTGACGGCAGCGACCACCGAATCCATCACGACATTATTGAAAGATGGCTTGACTGTCATTGCGTTGTTTGGGTTTTTGTTTTATACCAATTGGCGATTGACTTTGGTGTTGATGATTATTGTACCGCCGATTTTTTGGATCATTAAAAAAGTATCGAAGCGATTTGCCATGCTGTCCATGGACATTCAAGACACCATGAGTGCGGTCAGTCACATCACTAACGAGGCGATCACGGGCTATCAAGTGGTGAAGAACTATGGCGGACAAGTCTATGAATCGCAACGATTTGACAAGGCGTCAAAAGAGAACCTAAATAAAGGGCTAAAAATCACCGTGCTTGCCGCCATTAACTCGCCCGTCATTCAGCTGCTGATGGCGACAGGGATGTGTTTTGTGATTTGGTTGTCGCTGCGCCCAGAGGTGCTTGGCGATACCAGCGCAGGGGAGTTCGCCTCTTATTTGGTGGCGGCAGGTTTGCTTGCTCGCCCTGTTAAGGCACTGACTGATGTCAATCAAAAGCTACAAAGAGGCATTGCCGCAGGTGTGTCTATTTTTGAGCTGATTGACATGCCAGAGGAGCGTGACATAGGCGTGCTGACCCCGGCGCTGCGTGGCGATATTCGATTTGAGAATGTGAGTCTAACCTATGAAAGCGGCACGCAGGCGATAAAGGGCTTTAACCTTGACATTAAGGCAGGCGAGACTGTGGCGGTGGTTGGGCGGTCAGGCTCAGGCAAGACCACGCTGGTGAACTTACTTACTCGTTCACTCACGCCGACATCAGGGCAGATATTGATAGACGGCACGCCCATTGATGAGATTAAATTGTCATCTTTGCGTGAACAGATTGCCATGGTCAATCAGCAGGTGACGCTGTTTTTGGATACGGTCGCTCATAACATCGCTTATGGGGCATTATCCGCCAAATCCCGTGATGACATCATACAAGCAAGCAAATCGGCTTATGCTCATGATTTTATTATGGATTTGCCAAATGGCTATGACAGCTTTATCGGTTCGGACGGTTTGCAGCTGTCAGGCGGACAACGCCAACGGCTGTCTATCGCACGGGCGTTATTAAAAGATGCGCCAATTTTGATATTGGACGAAGCCACATCTGCCCTAGACAACGAAAGCGAGTATTATATCCAAAAGGCGTTGGAGTCCGTCATGCACGGTCGTACCACGCTTGTCATCGCTCATCGTTTATCTACCATTCAAAACGCCGACCGTATCATCGTCATGGATAAAGGGCAAATCGTGGAAATCGGCACGCATGACGAGCTGTTTGCCAAAGGCGGTATGTATTGCACCATGTACGAACGCACCTTTGATGAGCAAAGCGAGCAGGGTAAGGCATGA
- a CDS encoding ParB/RepB/Spo0J family partition protein, translating to MMKKRGLGDKRGLDALMGNIKKERRIATDAGALMAAEETAAPVDTKADFSLLDDEQDIKSVGITKKKPNKKSKDKPAQDDNDGEQITLVQIHPDRLQSGKYQPRRDMNEEALNELANSIRQHGVMQPIVIRPLLSNEDKTSDAVTHEIIAGERRWRAAKIAGLTEIPAIERVLSDEIAIALALIENIQREDLNVLEQAAALQRFHTEFGMSHAMIADVVGKARATVSNLLRLNNLHDTVKGYMTEGLLDMGHARTLLSLSDKQQPIIAKKIIDGKMTVRDAEKLVKSILNPEPAKKINSDSHEIKAMNQKLSDLLGATVKLKQGKDGKGSVEIFFHDDDELQGLLSQFGLN from the coding sequence ATCATGAAAAAACGTGGACTTGGCGATAAGCGTGGCTTAGATGCGCTGATGGGCAACATAAAAAAAGAAAGGCGAATTGCCACAGATGCTGGCGCCTTGATGGCAGCTGAAGAGACGGCTGCGCCTGTAGATACCAAGGCGGATTTTAGCTTATTGGATGATGAGCAAGACATCAAATCTGTCGGTATCACCAAGAAAAAGCCCAATAAAAAATCAAAAGACAAGCCCGCTCAGGACGATAATGATGGCGAGCAAATCACGCTCGTACAAATTCACCCAGATCGTCTACAGTCAGGCAAATATCAACCACGTCGCGACATGAACGAAGAGGCGCTCAATGAGCTTGCCAATTCGATCCGCCAGCATGGCGTGATGCAGCCGATCGTCATCCGTCCGCTGTTGTCTAATGAAGATAAGACGAGCGACGCCGTCACACACGAGATCATCGCGGGCGAACGTCGTTGGCGCGCAGCTAAGATCGCAGGGCTGACCGAGATTCCTGCCATTGAGCGTGTTCTGTCAGATGAGATCGCCATCGCGTTGGCGCTGATTGAGAATATTCAGCGTGAGGATTTGAATGTACTTGAGCAGGCGGCCGCCCTCCAAAGATTCCACACCGAATTTGGCATGAGCCATGCGATGATCGCTGATGTGGTAGGTAAAGCGCGCGCCACCGTCTCCAACCTATTACGCCTAAATAACCTACATGATACTGTCAAGGGCTACATGACCGAAGGGTTATTGGACATGGGGCACGCGCGTACGCTACTGTCCTTATCGGACAAGCAACAACCCATCATCGCCAAAAAAATTATCGACGGCAAGATGACCGTTCGTGATGCCGAAAAGCTGGTAAAATCCATCCTAAATCCCGAACCTGCCAAAAAAATCAACTCCGACAGTCATGAGATTAAAGCCATGAATCAAAAACTGTCCGACCTATTAGGTGCTACCGTCAAGCTAAAACAAGGTAAAGACGGCAAAGGTAGTGTTGAGATATTCTTCCATGATGATGACGAGCTGCAAGGGCTGTTATCACAATTCGGACTAAACTAA
- a CDS encoding ParA family protein → MEIIAIANQKGGVGKTTTAVNLAAALSTIGKKRVLLIDLDSQGNATTGTGLDKNDLDKSIVDVLLDNTKIHKVIQKDAPAGFDMVGANRDLAGIDVSLADVEDAPFLLKKAIKAAKKSGKFGYDYVIMDCAPSLSMLTVNAFAVAKNVIIPMQCEYYALEGVVDLIDTIKRLKDINPDLHVRGVVRTMFDGRNTLAQDVSAELEGYFGELLYKTVIPRSVRLAEAPSFGQSIFGYEKSSKGAIAYHALMNEVIDQAEKPELFKAKVRAQFDW, encoded by the coding sequence ATGGAAATTATCGCAATCGCCAACCAAAAAGGCGGTGTGGGCAAGACAACGACTGCGGTGAACCTTGCGGCGGCTTTATCCACCATCGGCAAAAAAAGGGTACTGCTCATTGATCTAGATTCACAAGGTAACGCCACAACGGGCACGGGACTGGATAAGAATGATCTGGACAAAAGCATCGTCGATGTGCTGCTTGATAACACAAAAATCCATAAAGTCATTCAAAAAGACGCGCCTGCAGGGTTTGACATGGTTGGTGCTAACCGAGATTTGGCAGGGATTGACGTGTCTTTGGCAGATGTGGAAGATGCACCATTTTTATTAAAAAAAGCCATCAAAGCCGCTAAAAAGAGCGGAAAATTCGGCTACGATTATGTCATCATGGACTGCGCACCCAGCCTAAGCATGCTGACTGTGAATGCGTTTGCCGTCGCTAAGAATGTCATCATCCCGATGCAATGCGAATACTATGCACTAGAGGGTGTGGTTGATCTGATCGATACCATCAAGCGCCTAAAAGATATCAATCCTGACCTGCATGTGCGCGGTGTGGTGCGTACGATGTTCGATGGACGCAACACTCTAGCACAAGACGTGTCTGCCGAACTTGAAGGGTATTTTGGTGAATTATTGTACAAGACTGTCATTCCGCGCAGCGTACGTCTGGCTGAAGCACCGAGCTTTGGCCAGTCGATTTTTGGTTATGAAAAATCATCCAAAGGTGCAATCGCTTATCATGCCTTAATGAATGAAGTCATCGATCAGGCAGAGAAGCCTGAGTTGTTTAAGGCAAAAGTGCGTGCGCAGTTCGATTGGTAA
- the rsmG gene encoding 16S rRNA (guanine(527)-N(7))-methyltransferase RsmG, translating to MTMTYHKISAHADEFAHELERVSDKLNLTFSEVQIKQLLGYLDNLLLWTKAYNLTAITAPKEAFIKHILDCLAIVADLPFADKSGVSVLDIGTGAGLPSVIIAIMRPDWHVTALDSNGKKVRFIRQMVGELGLANVNPVASRIEDFDGVFDVITSRAFASLDDFVNLAKPYLKADGVLYAMKGKAPTSDDVVNLADWQIDVKPIFVPQMSDERCVVYLIAK from the coding sequence ATAACAATGACTTATCATAAAATATCCGCCCATGCCGACGAATTTGCTCATGAATTAGAGCGAGTTTCTGATAAGCTAAATTTAACATTTAGTGAAGTGCAAATAAAGCAACTGCTCGGCTATTTGGATAATCTTTTGCTTTGGACAAAGGCGTATAATCTCACTGCCATTACCGCCCCAAAAGAGGCGTTTATTAAGCATATTCTAGACTGTTTGGCAATCGTGGCGGATTTACCGTTTGCTGATAAATCAGGCGTAAGCGTGCTTGACATTGGCACAGGGGCAGGTTTGCCTTCTGTGATTATCGCCATTATGAGACCTGATTGGCACGTTACCGCCTTAGATAGCAATGGCAAAAAGGTGCGATTTATCCGTCAAATGGTGGGCGAATTGGGGCTTGCCAACGTCAATCCTGTGGCAAGTCGCATTGAGGATTTTGATGGGGTGTTTGATGTCATTACGTCTCGGGCGTTTGCCAGTCTTGATGATTTTGTCAATCTTGCCAAGCCCTATTTAAAGGCGGACGGCGTGTTATATGCCATGAAAGGCAAAGCTCCAACAAGCGATGATGTGGTAAATTTGGCAGATTGGCAAATTGATGTGAAGCCCATTTTTGTGCCACAAATGAGCGATGAGCGGTGTGTGGTGTATTTGATAGCCAAATAA